The genomic DNA GACTGGATCGCGACCGAACAACTTGACGTTGAGACATGCCGAAACTGCCTCGACGCATTCCTCAACACCGGCGAACTGACGCCGGCAACTGAGCCGACGAATCCCGCCGGCAGCGAAACGGGATCACTCCCATTCGTGAGCAGGTCAAAATAGATGGCTTACGCGGACTGCTGGTCGGCACCTTGGGGCTGCACCCAGACCGTACTCCGGGTAATGGAGTTGGGAGTTGGCAGAATCCGAACCTGCGACTGCGGGGTATATGAGTTGGGAACTGGTTCGGACAGTCCTGGTGGGGTGGGCAGAAGCCAGAAGCCCTGCCCTCGCGTCAGGACATTTCCTGAATACCTCGCCGTTCTACTGAGGTCGAAACGACCGCTGCACATTCGCTTAGAAGCCAAGGTGCCGAAGTTGGACAAACTTCAGCGGCCTAGAAAAGTCTCAAACTCGCATCGGTGTTCCGACCGATGCGCGAAATCGCAAGAACCAATTGAGTTCGTTGATCCTGCAAACGGATTACGCAAGTACTGCCGCAACATGTCTGCAAACCAGTGGTTGCGATGTTTGCAGGTCGACGATGCCACGGCGAAAAAGTTCTAACCGTGTCTTGTCGCCCCGGGGGCAACCAGATTTGAACTAACGAACTTCCTCACCCAATCGCTTTAGGACCTGAGTCACTCTCGCTCTGCTGACTCCTAGATGGCGAGCGAGTTCCGCCCGTGTTTTGACCTTCCCTGAGTCAAGCAACGACTGGTAGTGGTGAGCCAATTTCATTCGATCATATCGCGGCTCCTTCGGCTTGGATTTCGGCTTGGGCGTGGTAGGAAAAGGGTTCCAAGGGTAAAACTCGACGATGGCCGATCGACGTAACTTATTGATACGAAAGGCTCCCAGCTCAACTAGCCCGTGTTCGCATAGAGTACGACTCGGGGAGGTTTTGCGCGCGGTTCTCCCCACGGCGGCTTTTTTGTGCGTTATGGGTGATTTATCGGCGGTAAGTAAGAATTGATGTGGCTCAGAACGCCACCTGGCAGGTCCCGTAATTATAGGCATTTTCGTCAATCTGGTCCATCCCGGATTCGATTTTTCGCTTACTTTTGGCCATTTTGACGGTAAGCGAGATTTCGGGTGAATTGAGGCTCAAATGGGGCCATTCCGGGTGTCAAAACAGGAGCAAAATAGACCGATTTTGAGGGTGCTTTAAAACAACTTACGTCGATTCTTTGAAGCCGTTTTTTATTCGCCTGTTTCGAAAACCACTGGAGTGGACTTCAATTCATGTCACGTGCCTCTAAAAATAATGCCACAAAAGCGACTGCTAAACCACGACTGGGTGTGGCCGAGCGCCTGGAAAAAGAGACCGCCACGCGGGCCTATCGCAAGGTCATGGCTGGCGAATCGGTCACCGCTGAAGAACGCTCAGCCTTGAAGCGTTATGAGAAGCAACAGGAAGAAGAGCGACGCTGGCAATACTATGAATCGATCCCGCAGAAACACTGGCGCGAGATGTCGGGTCGCCAGACCAAGGTGCTGCATGAGCAGGCTGAGAAGTATGGGATCCCGTTCGGTGAGAAGACTATCAATCTGTCACGCGTGGTGCGATCGTTGCATGATTTTCTTGCCGCCAATGCCCGACGATTATCGGAAGACGATGATCTCCTTGATGCCGCGATATCGAGCCCGGCTCTGGAACGCTATCGGGAAGAGCGAGCCATCCTGGCCAAACTCGATCGTCTGGAGCGTGAAGGACAATTGATTCCACGCGATGAGATCAGACTCGGACTGGGCCAGATCGCTGCTATTCTCAGAACGGCTGGCGAGATGCTGCAGCGTCAGTTCGGCAACGACGCCGTGGAAATCCTCAACGACGGACTGGAAGAAGCCGAACGGTGTATCTCGAAAATCTGTGATCGTGATGCTCCCTCCTGCGACGAGGACCAATCCTCATGAAGACGGTCACCCGCTCCGAACTCCGCTGGCTGCTCAGGCAATCGAAGACCTCCAAGGTGCGTTCGATGCGGGACTTCGCCGAGCAGGAGATTATCATTCCGGATGGTCCGTATCAGGGACGACGGTTTGACTGTCAGCGTCAGCCTTACACTCGCTTGTGGTTCGAAGCCATTGATACTGGGAACTGGAACCGGTTCGTGGCGACTGGTCCCACACAGTCCGGCAAGACATTGAGTTGTTTTTTAATCCCCCTGCTCTATCACCTGTTTGAGGTTGGCGAGACGGTTATCTGCGGGTTGCCCGATATGGACATGGCCTCCGACAAATGGCGAGAGGATTTGCTGCCAGTAATTGAGCGTTCGAAGTATCGAGACTTGATGCCGACTAAAGGTGGTGGTTCGCGTGGCGGTAAGACGGAGGCAATCCAGTTTTTGAATGGAGCCACTCTCAAATTTATGTCGGGAGGCGGAGGGGATAAATCTCGTGCGGGTTTTACCTCACGCGTGGTTGTCATCACCGAAACGGATGGCATGGATCAGGCGGGAACCAGGAGTCGTGAAGCGGACAAGATCACCCAACTCGAAGCCCGTACCCGGGCATACGGTTCCCGCAAACGCATCTATCTCGAGTGTACGGTGAGCACGCAGGAAGGCCGCACCTGGCAGGAATATCAGCAGGGCACGCAGAGCCGGATCCTACTCCCCTGCCCTCATTGCAATCAGCATGTGGTCATGGAACGCGAACAACTCCGTGGCTGGAAACAGGCCAAGTCTCAAGCTGAGGCCCGCATGCAGGGACAGTTTATCTGTGGAGAATGTGGTGCTCCGTGGTCGGAAAGTGATCGAAGTGTTGCCAATCAAAAGTCCGTGCTATTGCATTCCGGACAGAATATTGATGAGAATGCCCATGTAACCGGAGACTCTCCTGCCACCGACACACTCGGCTTCCGCTGGTCGGCTGCTCACAATCTGTTTTTGAGTGCTGGTGAACTGGCTGCCGATGAATGGCGGGCCTCACGCTCCCCGGATGAAGAAATCGCTGAACGGGAGATGCGGCAGTTTGTGTGGTGCCTGTCCGTACTGCCCAACCGCTGTGAAGAAATTTCGAAGGTATTCACGGATGGTATTACGTCCCTGGTTGGATCTGTTGCCAGTTAAGCTTTCCTGGGTTTCTCGCTTTGGCAAATTGCCGCGTAGAAAGCTGCGACGACAATCGAGAAGGATGCGTCGCCCTTCTCTCGCGAGATTAAGGTGGGTGTGGGTCCACTTATTATGGGTTAGTTGTAACTGTGCAAAATTTCCATTGCTTAACTTTTGCTGGGGCTATCTGTCTCTGGGGTTTTAGCGTTAGGGCTTAATCCTTCTCGTGAATTATCCTGTCTCCCTAGGAATCTAATTTTAGCGCAACTGAATTGCTTAAGTTAAAAGAATTAATCATTTTCCAGTAAAATCGACTTCGAGTTGAATAAAGGAGCACTAATGGCGTCACTTGTAAATTACAAAGGCCTGCAGGTTGTTGAATCTCCAAGCGGAGACGGAGGGCAGGCATTAACTGATGATTTTATGACCCTTGGAGATCGTGCCCCCAATGTCTCTGACTCAGATCCAGGTTCAACGGATGATGATAGCAAGGGTTACTTTGCTGGTTCCATGTGGCTCAACAAAACTAGCCAGACACTTTGGATGTGCGTCGATGCAACAGTGACCGCAGCTGTCTGGAAATCAGTTTATCGTCGGACTACCACGAATCTTGAGCTTATACCCGATGAAACAGATGGATCAGTTTCTATTTCCGGTGGATTGTCTTCAATCGGGTTGGATGCGGGGTTTTCAGTTTCTAATCCTGACCAGTCAGCACAGATCAAAAATTTCTGGTTTCCACGGAATGGCGATCTTAAAGGAGGCTGGTGGATTCAATTTTGAAATGCACGGGTTTTGGGTTCGAACAGTTCGTGTGGTGATTTGAATTGGTACTTTTTGCGAGGCCGGTTGTTCAACTCCATCACAGCCGCTTGAATATCCTCGGCTTTCAGTTTACGGAAATCGCTCCCCTTCAGGAAGTATTGCCGCAGAAGCCCGTTGGTGTTCTCATTCTGGCCGCGTTGCCACGGCTGGCGAGCCGGAGCAAAATAGATCGCACAATGCAGGGCTTGCTCCAACTCTCGATGACCCGAAAACTCACTCCCGTTGTCCGTCGTCAAAGTTCGAATCAATGACGATGGCAACCCCTCAAACGCAAACACCGAAGCCGCGTTCAACGTCGATGCTTTCTTGTCCGGCAGATAGCTCGCCACAAGATAGCCGGTCTTGCGTTCGACATGCGTGACAATGTAGCCGGTCCCCTTTTGACCCTCGATGGTATCCGATTCCCAGTGCCCGATCCGCGAACGATTGCGTGCAGAAACCGGTCGCTGATCCATTGGCTTTTTGGTCGGGTCGCATCGTCTGGAGATCCCTGTGCCGTAGCGTTTGCGGCGTTTCTTTCTCGATTGACGCAGCTGCCTGTAGATGTTGCCGCCCTGCTTTTTGTTTGCTTTGATCCAGGCGTAAATCGTCTCAATGGATATTCGCATTCTGGCCTCCCGAGGATGCAGTCGCAAGAGTTGACCTGCAATCTGTTCCGGCGACCACTTGAGAGACAACTTATCGAGCAGGAATTCTTTGAGCGGAGCGTGGTTGAGTTTCCAGGGGAGTTTGCAGAGTTGTCGACGCCGTCGCGCTTTGCGGTCGGCTTTCCCGGCGAAATACTTCCCGGTCGCATCCGAATTCCGCCGCAGTTCTCGGGAGATCGTGCTGGGGTCTCGGGATAACTCGCGCGCAATTTCTATTCGAGAGTGTCCCAGGGCGTGCATGTGCGCTATGGAATCACGTTCCTCAGCAGTAAGATGCGTGTGTGACATTCGTGATTTCTTCTTAGTAGGATTGATGGTCGTTTGGTCAAAACAAACCATCTCACGAATGTCACTCTTTTTCCATCAACCCGTGCATTTCAAAATTGAATCCACCTGTCACATTGATCAAGTGCTCTGTTTTGAAGTGCTGGTCGTATATTTGCACAATACATATTAGCCATACTGTTTACTTGCCGTAAAAAGTCAGATACGCCCATAGCATTTTCTAAAGGGTATTTAATGTTCAACGACTTTCTTTCTTGATCTACTACAGTTTGCCAACCATTAGGACATTCACATGTTTCAGTGCAGGTTACAATCATGGAGTAGCTTACGGTTCCATTTTCTCTTTTTACATGGGAAGTACATTCTTCAGTACCATCGGGTGGATCAAAGGGATTTTCTTGTAAGCCAAAAGGATCGGAGAAGCGTAGGGGTCTATTCGAAACGTAGCCGTATAAATTAAAAGTGTTTGAATATCCAATTGGATCTCTTGTCACCCACTCTCCCATGCTTGAATGATACCAACGATGTCTCACGCAATATAAAGCCACACCAGAGTCCCAGCCATATCCGCAGTACGTCGTCTCCCAATCACTGGCTGATGCGGTCTGCTCCAAAAAGCTGGCATCAAGCCAGGTCAGGCTACCACACGGATCGTATTCGATTCGTTTACTAACTGCTCCACTGGTGTCCACTGTTCCCGTAACGTTCCAGTTGGCATCCTGCATGGCGTAAAGTTGTTCGTTAAGTGTGCCGATAGTGCTGCGATCTCTGAGGATCAGATCGTCGATGTAGAGTATTCCCCAGACGAAGTGGCGATCAGGTGAACCGTCCGTATCGACTCGTTCCTCGATATTTTGCCAGCCGTCGGTGAAGTAGGCGTGTCGGGTTTCTGCTAGGATGCCATCGGTGTAACTCTTTTTGACAATCCGGAAGTTGCGGCCTTCGTACTGGTTCTCCTGCAGAGTGCCGCTGGGGCCTGTCAGTTTCGTCAGGCGGTTCCAGGCGTCGTAAGTGGCTGTCATCTGATTGACGACCTGGAATTGATCCCATTCGTCAGCCGTGAAGGTGTCCCACTGGTCGGCGGTGAAGTTCGCCCAGTCCGGTTGGGACAGGTCGGGGCGGGGGATGGTGGTCATATTGCCGTTGGGGTTATACACAGGTGTTGCCCAGTTTGATCCCGTGGTGGCCGTAATGCCGGTGATTTCATTAACTGTGTTCGCGGCACGTTGCTGCACGAGGTTCCAACTCGCATCGCCGTTGTCATCCTGTCGGAATTGCTGCCAGTTACCGGTGGCATCGAGTGTCCAGCATTGGGCAAACTGCGGGCTGGTGATGGCCGTTTCAGTCCCATTGAGAGTCCCCCGCTGGCCATCTTTAAGGCGGTGCAGGCCGTCGTAGCGGTAGAGCCAGTCGTAATGGCGGTTCGGATCACTCAAATTCTTTCGCCAGATCCGGCTCGAAGCCCGGTCGTAGCCATACTCGATGCGGGAGAGATCAGTATTCGTCGACGAGTTTCGCCAACGGGAATCTTTCACACGCCCGAATCGATCCAACCCTGCGTAAATATCGCCCGTGTCGGGATCATCACTGCCGGTCAGGCTGACCAGTGTATTGAGCAGATTCGGCTGCGGACTAGCCTGCTCCACGACCGTACCAGTTCCGAGGTAACTGTAGGCGGCCAATATCTGATCGGGGGTGTGATCAATGATTTCCGCAACCCGGCTGATCGAGTCATCAATGCCACTGGCAGAGCCATAGTCATAATCGAGCTGACGACCGTTCGGATAGGTGAGTGAAGTTGCCCGGATGGTATTAGCCGAGCCATCGGCATAGCCGTATTGAACCTTTGGCGTACTCATCGTATCGACAGCTCCTGCATGCGCCTGCCAG from Rubinisphaera italica includes the following:
- a CDS encoding IS30 family transposase; protein product: MSHTHLTAEERDSIAHMHALGHSRIEIARELSRDPSTISRELRRNSDATGKYFAGKADRKARRRRQLCKLPWKLNHAPLKEFLLDKLSLKWSPEQIAGQLLRLHPREARMRISIETIYAWIKANKKQGGNIYRQLRQSRKKRRKRYGTGISRRCDPTKKPMDQRPVSARNRSRIGHWESDTIEGQKGTGYIVTHVERKTGYLVASYLPDKKASTLNAASVFAFEGLPSSLIRTLTTDNGSEFSGHRELEQALHCAIYFAPARQPWQRGQNENTNGLLRQYFLKGSDFRKLKAEDIQAAVMELNNRPRKKYQFKSPHELFEPKTRAFQN
- a CDS encoding phage terminase large subunit family protein, which gives rise to MKTVTRSELRWLLRQSKTSKVRSMRDFAEQEIIIPDGPYQGRRFDCQRQPYTRLWFEAIDTGNWNRFVATGPTQSGKTLSCFLIPLLYHLFEVGETVICGLPDMDMASDKWREDLLPVIERSKYRDLMPTKGGGSRGGKTEAIQFLNGATLKFMSGGGGDKSRAGFTSRVVVITETDGMDQAGTRSREADKITQLEARTRAYGSRKRIYLECTVSTQEGRTWQEYQQGTQSRILLPCPHCNQHVVMEREQLRGWKQAKSQAEARMQGQFICGECGAPWSESDRSVANQKSVLLHSGQNIDENAHVTGDSPATDTLGFRWSAAHNLFLSAGELAADEWRASRSPDEEIAEREMRQFVWCLSVLPNRCEEISKVFTDGITSLVGSVAS